In a single window of the Pyramidobacter porci genome:
- a CDS encoding zinc-binding dehydrogenase produces the protein MAVAGTKMRGASRIIAVGTRPVCVEAAKKYGATDFISYKKGPIKEQVLELTGGKGVDRVVIAGGSVASFEPAVKSLKPGGKIGNVNYLGSGTYINIPRAEWGVGMGHKQINGGLTPGGRLRMEKLARLITSGKLDVAPLSTHVFEGWEHLPEALQLMKDKPAELIKPVVKISD, from the coding sequence ATGGCCGTGGCCGGCACCAAGATGCGCGGCGCTTCGCGGATCATCGCCGTCGGCACACGCCCCGTCTGCGTCGAAGCCGCCAAAAAATACGGAGCCACCGATTTCATCAGCTACAAGAAAGGCCCGATCAAGGAGCAGGTCTTGGAACTGACCGGCGGCAAGGGCGTCGACCGCGTCGTCATCGCCGGCGGCAGCGTGGCATCCTTCGAGCCGGCCGTCAAATCCCTCAAGCCCGGCGGCAAGATCGGCAACGTCAACTACTTGGGCAGCGGCACCTACATCAACATTCCCCGCGCCGAGTGGGGCGTGGGCATGGGGCACAAGCAGATCAACGGCGGGCTGACGCCCGGCGGCCGTCTGCGCATGGAAAAGCTTGCCCGCCTCATCACCTCCGGCAAGCTGGACGTCGCGCCGCTGTCGACTCACGTCTTCGAGGGCTGGGAACATCTGCCCGAAGCGCTGCAGCTCATGAAGGACAAGCCCGCGGAGCTGATCAAGCCGGTCGTCAAGATCTCCGATTGA
- a CDS encoding YfcC family protein, with translation MAVQNKALKLPHTFALMFILTAVMAALTWIIPAGVYDVDPQTKRVIANSYHQVASNPQGPWDIFNAVTKGMIQSAVMMSMVFFIGGAVEVIEQTGTIRAGMGRIVGMLKGKEIWAVIVIMIVMSIGGAVGVFANPVIALIPVGVLLAKSLGYDAVVGFAMMYLGSYAGFNVGWANMFTVGIANEIAGLPITSGFNIRVVLHILNIALTIAFVLIYIRRIKKDPTKSLVYDPNAPAEAEDVGALAANAKMTWQQSVCALIVVLSFGFIIYGSLNWKWGISHYSTVFLIMGLTSGFVGGLGLNQTFKAFTKGMSGLTYAAFVIVFARAISVVMTDGKIIHTIVYHLSMPIGKVSAVVGANLMFLANVIINFFIPSGSGQAVTVMPIMVPVADLSNISRQVAVQAFQFGDGFTNCFIPTSGVLMGVLGLAGIAYGKYVRWFLPMLLVQLLMGSITVTLMQIFGW, from the coding sequence ATGGCAGTCCAGAACAAAGCGCTCAAGCTTCCTCACACGTTCGCGCTGATGTTTATCCTCACGGCCGTGATGGCGGCGCTGACGTGGATCATCCCCGCCGGCGTGTACGACGTCGATCCGCAGACCAAGCGCGTCATCGCCAATTCCTATCATCAGGTGGCGAGCAATCCCCAAGGGCCGTGGGATATTTTCAACGCCGTCACCAAGGGCATGATCCAGTCGGCCGTGATGATGTCGATGGTATTCTTCATCGGCGGCGCCGTCGAAGTGATCGAACAGACCGGCACGATCCGCGCCGGCATGGGACGCATCGTCGGCATGCTGAAGGGCAAGGAGATCTGGGCCGTGATCGTCATCATGATCGTCATGTCGATCGGCGGCGCCGTGGGGGTTTTCGCCAATCCCGTCATCGCCCTGATCCCCGTCGGCGTGCTGCTGGCCAAAAGCCTCGGCTACGACGCCGTGGTCGGCTTCGCCATGATGTACCTGGGCTCCTACGCCGGGTTCAACGTGGGCTGGGCCAACATGTTCACCGTCGGCATCGCCAACGAGATCGCCGGCCTGCCCATCACCTCGGGGTTCAACATCCGCGTGGTGCTGCACATCCTCAACATCGCGCTGACGATCGCCTTTGTGCTGATCTACATCAGGCGCATCAAAAAAGATCCCACGAAGAGCCTTGTCTACGATCCGAACGCGCCGGCGGAAGCGGAAGACGTCGGCGCTCTCGCGGCGAACGCGAAGATGACCTGGCAGCAGTCGGTCTGCGCGCTGATCGTGGTGCTCAGTTTCGGCTTCATCATCTACGGCTCGCTGAACTGGAAGTGGGGCATCTCCCATTACTCCACCGTTTTCCTGATCATGGGGCTGACTTCCGGCTTCGTCGGCGGGCTGGGGCTGAACCAGACGTTCAAAGCCTTTACCAAGGGCATGTCCGGTCTGACGTACGCGGCCTTCGTGATCGTTTTCGCCCGCGCCATTTCCGTGGTGATGACGGACGGCAAGATTATCCACACCATCGTCTACCACCTGTCCATGCCCATCGGCAAAGTCAGCGCCGTCGTGGGAGCCAACCTGATGTTCCTGGCCAACGTGATCATCAACTTCTTCATTCCCTCCGGCTCCGGCCAGGCGGTCACCGTCATGCCGATCATGGTGCCCGTGGCCGATCTGAGCAACATCAGCCGCCAGGTGGCCGTACAGGCGTTCCAGTTCGGCGACGGTTTCACGAACTGTTTCATCCCCACTTCGGGCGTGCTCATGGGCGTCCTCGGCCTGGCGGGGATCGCCTACGGCAAGTACGTGCGCTGGTTCCTGCCCATGCTGCTTGTCCAGCTCCTCATGGGCAGCATTACGGTCACACTGATGCAGATCTTCGGCTGGTAA
- a CDS encoding M20 metallopeptidase family protein, with the protein MELLKLASSVVGDVTAWRHHLHAHPELSGQEVETSAFVQRTLREMGADEVRRVGKTGVVALVRGVQSGPVFALRADMDALPVPELADVEFKSQSENVMHACGHDVHTAVLLGAAKALCGVRRQIHGTVKFFFQPAEETGRGAREMIAAGELDEKDPPACIAALHVFPGIPAGTLGVRRGAFNASSDSFSLEVIGRQGHGAYPELCIDPIAVGAQVITALQQLVSREVAPQDSAVVTIGTIHGGVRSNIIAPDVKMTGTIRTVRSRVREHLFEAIPRVARLTAEALRACAGVEIREGTPVLVNDDGMFDRLVSVAERVVGKDRIVAFENCSMGGEDFAFFTERVPGVMFRLGVGFKDKDNAPLHSSCFKVDESAFIYGVAALAGLALDVCR; encoded by the coding sequence ATGGAGCTTTTAAAACTGGCTTCGTCGGTCGTCGGCGACGTGACGGCGTGGCGTCATCATCTTCACGCCCATCCGGAGCTGAGCGGTCAGGAGGTGGAAACGTCGGCGTTCGTACAAAGGACGCTGCGCGAAATGGGCGCTGACGAGGTGCGCCGCGTCGGCAAAACGGGGGTCGTGGCGCTGGTCAGGGGCGTTCAGTCCGGTCCGGTCTTCGCCCTGCGCGCCGACATGGACGCTTTGCCCGTGCCGGAGCTGGCCGACGTGGAGTTCAAATCGCAAAGCGAAAACGTGATGCACGCCTGCGGCCACGACGTTCACACGGCGGTGCTGCTGGGCGCGGCCAAGGCGCTGTGCGGCGTGCGCAGGCAGATCCACGGCACGGTGAAATTTTTCTTCCAGCCCGCTGAAGAAACCGGCCGGGGCGCCAGGGAAATGATCGCCGCAGGGGAGCTGGACGAGAAGGATCCGCCCGCCTGCATAGCGGCGCTGCACGTTTTTCCAGGCATTCCCGCCGGAACGCTGGGCGTGCGCCGCGGCGCGTTCAACGCCTCGTCCGACAGTTTCTCGCTGGAAGTCATCGGCCGGCAGGGACACGGCGCCTATCCGGAACTGTGCATCGACCCAATCGCCGTCGGCGCCCAGGTGATCACGGCCCTGCAGCAGCTGGTCAGCCGCGAGGTGGCGCCGCAGGACTCGGCGGTGGTCACAATCGGCACGATCCACGGCGGCGTCAGGAGCAACATCATCGCCCCCGACGTGAAGATGACGGGAACGATCCGCACGGTCCGCTCTCGGGTGCGGGAGCACCTGTTCGAAGCCATCCCGCGCGTCGCCAGATTGACGGCCGAAGCGCTGCGCGCCTGCGCCGGGGTGGAGATCCGCGAAGGCACGCCGGTGCTGGTCAACGACGACGGCATGTTCGACCGGCTCGTCTCCGTGGCAGAACGCGTCGTCGGCAAAGACCGCATCGTCGCCTTCGAGAACTGCTCCATGGGCGGCGAGGATTTCGCCTTCTTCACCGAACGAGTTCCCGGCGTCATGTTTCGCCTCGGCGTCGGCTTCAAGGACAAGGACAACGCGCCGCTCCATTCGTCCTGTTTCAAAGTCGACGAAAGCGCCTTTATCTACGGCGTCGCCGCGCTGGCCGGACTGGCTCTGGACGTGTGCCGTTGA
- a CDS encoding phospho-sugar mutase → MTYRERYEQWLGASWLDEASRRELAALSDEKEIEDRFYRDLEFGTAGMRGLMGAGTNRLNRYTVGKATLGLARYLKAEIADWQRGVVIAYDSRNSSPEFALETARVLSACGVPAKIFRQLEPVPALSFAVKHHKAAAGVVITASHNPKEYNGYKVYDEHGCQLCPAPAAKLTEYVEAADLSQISSGDEKPIAWIGQETVEAFLDAVQCQSVPQRNAGALKVVYTPLHGSGNLPVRAVLKRCGFDDVHVVAEQELPDGDFPTVTTPNPEERSTLSLGIELARRISADVVIGTDPDCDRIGCAVAAGDEFRLLSGNQIGALLTDFVLSHRALTPKSTMITTIVTGELGARVAQSRGVTVLRTLTGFKYIGEKITEFARSGEREFLFGYEESYGYLAGTHAQDKDAVVAAMLICEMAAAAKSKGRTLIDELNGLYARFGYYLDAQDSHTLKGKDGAERIAAMMARLRGGARFEGVSQTLDYAQGLDGLPRENVMKFLCADGSWFAVRPSGTEPKIKIYYSIKDTDETSAGAKLDARRAEVGGVLGL, encoded by the coding sequence ATGACTTATCGCGAACGGTACGAACAATGGCTTGGCGCTTCATGGCTCGACGAGGCGTCGCGGCGCGAACTGGCGGCGCTGAGCGACGAGAAGGAGATCGAAGACCGCTTCTACCGCGACCTCGAATTCGGCACCGCCGGCATGCGCGGCCTCATGGGCGCTGGCACGAACCGCCTCAACCGCTACACCGTCGGCAAGGCCACGCTGGGGCTGGCGCGCTATCTCAAGGCGGAAATCGCGGACTGGCAGCGCGGCGTCGTGATCGCCTACGATTCGCGCAACAGCTCGCCCGAATTCGCGCTGGAAACGGCGCGCGTGCTTTCCGCCTGCGGCGTGCCGGCGAAGATTTTCCGGCAGCTCGAACCGGTGCCCGCGCTGTCGTTCGCCGTCAAGCACCACAAGGCCGCGGCCGGCGTGGTCATCACCGCCAGCCACAATCCGAAGGAATACAACGGCTACAAAGTTTACGACGAGCACGGCTGCCAGCTCTGTCCCGCGCCCGCCGCAAAACTGACGGAATACGTGGAGGCCGCCGACCTGTCGCAGATCTCTTCCGGCGACGAGAAACCGATCGCCTGGATCGGTCAGGAGACCGTCGAGGCCTTTCTCGACGCCGTCCAGTGCCAGTCGGTGCCGCAGCGCAACGCAGGCGCGCTGAAAGTGGTCTACACGCCGCTGCATGGCTCGGGCAACCTGCCGGTACGCGCCGTCCTGAAGCGCTGCGGCTTCGACGACGTGCACGTCGTCGCCGAACAGGAGCTGCCCGACGGCGATTTTCCCACCGTCACGACGCCCAATCCTGAGGAGCGCAGCACGCTTTCGCTCGGCATCGAGCTGGCCCGCCGCATCAGCGCCGACGTCGTCATCGGCACCGATCCGGACTGCGACCGCATCGGCTGCGCCGTCGCCGCGGGCGACGAATTCCGGCTGCTTTCGGGCAACCAGATCGGCGCGCTGCTGACCGACTTCGTCCTCTCGCACCGTGCCCTCACGCCCAAATCGACGATGATCACCACGATCGTCACCGGCGAGCTGGGAGCCCGCGTGGCGCAGAGCCGCGGCGTGACCGTGCTGCGCACGCTGACGGGCTTCAAGTACATCGGCGAGAAGATCACCGAGTTCGCGCGCAGCGGCGAGCGCGAGTTCCTGTTCGGCTACGAGGAAAGCTACGGTTATCTGGCCGGCACGCATGCGCAGGACAAGGACGCCGTCGTCGCGGCCATGCTGATCTGCGAGATGGCGGCCGCGGCCAAGAGCAAAGGGCGCACGCTGATCGACGAGCTGAACGGTCTCTACGCGCGCTTCGGCTATTACCTCGACGCCCAAGACTCGCACACGCTCAAGGGCAAAGACGGCGCCGAACGCATCGCCGCGATGATGGCACGCCTGCGCGGCGGCGCGCGCTTCGAGGGGGTTTCGCAGACGCTTGACTACGCGCAGGGGCTGGACGGCCTGCCGCGCGAAAACGTGATGAAGTTCCTCTGCGCCGACGGTTCGTGGTTCGCCGTGCGCCCTTCCGGCACCGAGCCGAAGATCAAAATCTACTATTCCATCAAAGACACGGACGAGACGAGCGCGGGCGCCAAGCTCGACGCCCGCCGCGCCGAAGTCGGCGGCGTCCTTGGACTGTAA